A segment of the Desulfitobacterium dehalogenans ATCC 51507 genome:
CCCCTCTATTCTCAAAGAAAAGTTAAAAACCCATCTTGGTAATATGCCTGAGCCGGCGATCCCACGAAATGAGTCAGGGGAAAGAACTTTCGCATAAGCTCAGAATAACACTGTAACCAAACATAGTATAGAATTAAGGTGAACACATGGCGAGAAAACGAACTGAAGAACCTGAAAAAGATAGTTCCGAACGCTGGCTCCTGACCTATTCGGACCTCATCACTCTGCTCATGATTTTCTTTGTAGTTATGTATTCCATGAGCCAGGTGGATGCGAATAAATTCCAAGCCATCGCTGAGTCCCTCAGCATCGCTTTAGGTGGAGGCACCCCTGCTCAGATAGAAATCGGCACCTCTCCCTCCGGGCCGAACCTGATTGAAACTTACCCCGTCAACAAGCCGAAGGAAGGAAAAGGGCCCGAGAATGGCGAAGGAAATGGCAAAGGTGACGGTACCGATATGGAGAATATGACTATTGAAGCCATTAAGCAAAAGCTGGATAAATTTGCTTCAGACAATGGCATCGAGGCTAAGCTGGTCTCCTCCATTGAAGAGCGCGGGCTGGTCATTAGTATTCAGGACACCCTCCTTTTCGAGAGCGGAGCTGCGGAAATCACCCCCAAAGCTCGGGAAATCCTCGATAAAATCAACAACGTCCTGGCCTCGGCTCCGAACTACATTAAAGTAGAAGGACATACGGATAATCTTCCCATTAACACCGGCCGGTTCCCCAGCAACTGGGAGCTTTCCGTACTACGGGCCACCAACGTGGTTCGCATCATGCAGGAGATCATCCCTGCCGAACAGCTCTCCGCTACCGGTTATGGGGAGTACCGTCCTATCACATCAAATAACACCGAAGCCGGCCGGGCAAGAAATCGTCGCGTCGACCTGGTCATCCTCCGCTCCAAATATGATTTAACGGAGCCCGGACAGTCCCTGGCAGCCGATCCGACCTCAGGAACATCCGCAACTCCGTCAAATTAGACTTCTAAAAAGCAAGGCTCTTGACCGCTCGATACACGATTTCCGTAGCCAGCTGAACCTGTTCTCTTTTAACTATCCCAATCGTATCCTGGGTGGTGTGATTATTCTCCAGCCACTCCCGAGCCAGAAGGGTCACCGCGGGGATACCCGCTTTGGCAAAGGTGATTTGGTCGCTGTTATGACCATTGCTTTGAACTATCATCGCACTGGCTCCTACCTCAGCGGCCGCCTTTTGAACAGCCTCAGCAGCTATCTTGGCCTTATCATCCGCCCAAAGACCGAAATTTCCAATCATGCCGTTACCAATGGTATCTACGTTGATAACGGCCTTTATTCTATCTAAGGGAAAACTGGGATTCCTTACAAACGCTTTAGAACCCAAAAAGCCCATCTCTTCGCCGCTCCAGAAGGCAAAGACCAAAGTCTTTTTGGGAGCCGCCTTCTCCCGAACCAGCCGTCTAATCACATCAAGGACACAGCCCACTCCGGAAGCGTTGTCATTGGCCCCCGGATACAACTGTCCTTCAAAAATTCCCAGGTGATCATAATGGGCAGAAACCAGGATAACTTCCTCCGTTTCCCCCTTAAGGCCGCCAAGAATGTTCAGGCTGGGAGCCCGGAGAGTGTCAGGGTTACCCACAGCAAAGGTTAAACGGTTACCGACGACAGTCTCTTTCACTTCATGAATCGTAAAGGCATGAGCAAAGCTCTTATTGCTATCTCCCATGGGCTTCAGGCCCAGCATGCTCAGTTCCCTGGACAGATATTGGGAAGCTCTTCCCTCACCGGCTTGACCGGTCC
Coding sequences within it:
- a CDS encoding flagellar motor protein MotB gives rise to the protein MARKRTEEPEKDSSERWLLTYSDLITLLMIFFVVMYSMSQVDANKFQAIAESLSIALGGGTPAQIEIGTSPSGPNLIETYPVNKPKEGKGPENGEGNGKGDGTDMENMTIEAIKQKLDKFASDNGIEAKLVSSIEERGLVISIQDTLLFESGAAEITPKAREILDKINNVLASAPNYIKVEGHTDNLPINTGRFPSNWELSVLRATNVVRIMQEIIPAEQLSATGYGEYRPITSNNTEAGRARNRRVDLVILRSKYDLTEPGQSLAADPTSGTSATPSN
- a CDS encoding M28 family metallopeptidase, coding for MQTRRFFLKMLFGLGAFTLPWIGFDNKLKAAIEPLMKQPRAKLYVVPPEAQTIYEYFQSASLSKTAMDDILALSSPEMEGRRTGQAGEGRASQYLSRELSMLGLKPMGDSNKSFAHAFTIHEVKETVVGNRLTFAVGNPDTLRAPSLNILGGLKGETEEVILVSAHYDHLGIFEGQLYPGANDNASGVGCVLDVIRRLVREKAAPKKTLVFAFWSGEEMGFLGSKAFVRNPSFPLDRIKAVINVDTIGNGMIGNFGLWADDKAKIAAEAVQKAAAEVGASAMIVQSNGHNSDQITFAKAGIPAVTLLAREWLENNHTTQDTIGIVKREQVQLATEIVYRAVKSLAF